The following proteins come from a genomic window of Gloeomargarita sp. SRBZ-1_bins_9:
- the murF gene encoding UDP-N-acetylmuramoyl-tripeptide--D-alanyl-D-alanine ligase — protein sequence MLRLEQLISILGATPSGILRGTVHRISTDSRRVQPGDVFVALVGERFDGHDFVAAALAQGAVAAIIHRRDLLTPDQPLLWVPDTLQAYQTLAAWWRQRFAIPVIAVTGSAGKTTTKELIAAVLSQYGRVLKSAANENNDIGVAKTLLQLRPDYDYAVVEMGMRGRGQIARLARMAQPQVGVITTVGTAHIGQLGSREAIAQAKCELLAHLPPRTGTAVYWRENALLHQTAQAVWDGATYTYGLTQGDLQGRVEGHELVIGDWRYPLPLPGEHNACNFLAALAVAQVLGLPWRTLSQPLAVDLPTGRSTWQPLAPDILLLDESYNASPEAVCAALQTLKQQPGRRYIAVLGAMRELGEQSAALHREVGQWVRALGYDCLILLDDPEVAPLAEAAQPVTTESYATTDQITARLLSLLQPGDRVLVKASRSVGLDRVVQALTQHDQGISQGHRQGLGG from the coding sequence GTGTTACGATTGGAACAACTGATTTCTATTTTGGGAGCCACACCCAGCGGAATCCTGCGGGGGACGGTCCACCGTATTAGCACTGATAGCCGGCGGGTGCAACCGGGGGATGTGTTTGTGGCCCTGGTGGGGGAGCGTTTTGATGGGCATGATTTTGTGGCGGCGGCGTTGGCCCAGGGCGCTGTAGCGGCGATTATCCACCGGCGGGATTTACTGACCCCTGATCAGCCCCTGCTGTGGGTGCCGGATACGTTACAGGCCTATCAAACCCTGGCGGCTTGGTGGCGACAGCGGTTTGCCATACCGGTGATTGCGGTGACGGGTTCGGCGGGCAAGACTACCACCAAGGAATTGATCGCGGCGGTGCTGTCCCAGTATGGTCGGGTGCTCAAAAGTGCGGCCAACGAAAATAACGACATCGGCGTGGCCAAGACTCTGTTGCAATTGCGACCGGATTACGATTATGCGGTGGTGGAAATGGGGATGCGGGGGCGGGGACAAATTGCCCGTTTGGCGCGCATGGCCCAGCCCCAGGTGGGTGTCATTACCACTGTGGGCACGGCGCACATCGGTCAGTTGGGGTCGCGGGAGGCCATTGCCCAGGCGAAATGTGAGTTGTTGGCGCACCTGCCCCCTCGGACGGGTACGGCGGTCTATTGGCGGGAAAATGCGCTGCTACACCAAACGGCCCAGGCAGTGTGGGACGGGGCGACCTATACCTATGGGTTAACCCAGGGGGATTTGCAGGGGCGGGTCGAGGGCCATGAACTGGTCATTGGCGATTGGCGTTATCCGTTACCTTTGCCGGGGGAACACAATGCCTGTAATTTTCTGGCAGCGCTGGCGGTGGCCCAGGTATTGGGTTTGCCCTGGCGCACGTTGTCCCAGCCTTTGGCCGTGGATTTACCGACCGGTCGCAGTACCTGGCAACCATTGGCGCCGGATATTCTCCTGCTGGATGAAAGCTACAACGCCAGCCCGGAAGCGGTGTGTGCGGCTCTGCAAACCCTGAAACAACAACCGGGGAGGCGTTATATCGCGGTGCTGGGGGCGATGCGGGAGTTGGGGGAGCAATCGGCGGCGCTGCATCGGGAGGTTGGGCAATGGGTGCGGGCGTTGGGTTATGACTGCCTGATCCTGTTAGATGACCCGGAAGTAGCGCCTCTGGCAGAAGCGGCCCAGCCGGTTACCACTGAATCCTACGCCACGACCGACCAGATCACGGCGCGATTGCTCAGTCTGCTGCAACCGGGGGACCGGGTGCTGGTCAAGGCCTCCCGCAGTGTGGGGCTAGACCGGGTGGTGCAGGCCCTGACCCAGCATGACCAAGGCATCTCGCAGGGCCATCGTCAGGGCTTGGGTGGCTGA
- a CDS encoding lysophospholipid acyltransferase family protein, with protein sequence MANLPRLSPWLTGAAYYLGRILFSLYFRRIEVTGQEHIPKTGSLLVTPTHRSRWDALMVPYGVGWLASGRHLYFMVAAEEVRGFQGWWIRRLGGFPVRREKPERAALQTAIELLRRGESLVMFPEGKISRDGTLLPLKPGPVHLALQAVQQNPDLVLHLLPVYLWYSHPYQPWRTDVKIRIGPGLRVRPPANGALRSATQALTMALRDALVMLGQGLHHPV encoded by the coding sequence ATGGCTAACCTGCCGCGTCTATCGCCCTGGTTGACGGGGGCAGCTTACTACCTGGGCCGAATCCTGTTTTCCCTGTACTTCCGCCGGATTGAGGTAACCGGGCAAGAGCATATCCCCAAAACCGGGTCGTTGCTGGTGACACCCACGCACCGCTCCCGCTGGGATGCCCTGATGGTGCCCTATGGGGTCGGGTGGCTAGCCTCGGGACGGCATTTGTACTTCATGGTGGCGGCGGAGGAGGTACGGGGTTTCCAGGGTTGGTGGATTCGCCGGTTGGGGGGGTTTCCGGTGCGACGGGAAAAACCAGAACGGGCTGCCCTGCAAACGGCTATCGAGTTACTGCGGCGAGGGGAGAGTCTGGTCATGTTTCCTGAGGGGAAAATTTCCCGCGACGGCACCCTGTTGCCCCTCAAACCGGGTCCTGTCCATCTGGCCCTGCAAGCGGTGCAACAAAACCCGGACCTGGTGTTGCACCTTCTGCCCGTCTATCTCTGGTACAGCCATCCCTATCAACCCTGGCGCACCGACGTCAAGATTCGCATCGGCCCAGGTTTACGGGTCCGACCTCCGGCCAACGGCGCCCTGCGTTCAGCCACCCAAGCCCTGACGATGGCCCTGCGAGATGCCTTGGTCATGCTGGGTCAGGGCCTGCACCACCCGGTCTAG
- a CDS encoding NAD(P)/FAD-dependent oxidoreductase translates to MLLTGPGAGGKEEFVTDGGVPWGEGDRRTLQSRLCPGLYLAGKVLDGDGLTGGLDLQAPWTMGWVAGWALGRTGDG, encoded by the coding sequence ATGCTGCTGACAGGTCCGGGTGCTGGCGGTAAGGAGGAATTCGTCACCGATGGCGGGGTGCCCTGGGGGGAAGGGGACCGTCGCACACTACAGAGTCGGCTGTGTCCGGGGCTGTACTTGGCAGGTAAGGTTTTGGATGGGGATGGCCTGACGGGTGGATTGGATTTGCAGGCGCCTTGGACGATGGGATGGGTAGCCGGATGGGCCTTGGGGAGGACAGGCGATGGCTAA
- a CDS encoding NAD(P)/FAD-dependent oxidoreductase: MQSLGQRFQPRDVLAWFVAEGVTLTTVADGRVFPTSDHSEAICPTGSVQVQTRGPV; encoded by the coding sequence TTGCAGTCACTGGGCCAACGCTTCCAACCCCGGGATGTCCTGGCCTGGTTTGTGGCCGAAGGGGTGACCCTGACAACGGTAGCGGACGGGCGGGTGTTCCCCACGAGTGACCACAGCGAGGCCATTTGCCCAACAGGCAGCGTCCAGGTGCAAACCCGAGGCCCGGTATAA
- a CDS encoding zinc ribbon domain-containing protein, translating into MPAYDFRCRACGEFEVWRSLAEVHLPVTCPTCGQTAQRVYTPPAVALNGPLRLERREQPEPRLVQRQTEPTKPRWRASTCGRPWMIGH; encoded by the coding sequence ATGCCGGCCTACGACTTTCGGTGCCGGGCCTGTGGCGAGTTTGAGGTGTGGCGTTCCCTAGCGGAGGTGCATCTGCCGGTGACCTGCCCAACCTGTGGTCAAACGGCGCAGCGGGTCTACACCCCCCCGGCAGTTGCCCTTAACGGTCCCTTGCGCTTGGAACGGCGGGAGCAACCGGAACCCCGGCTGGTGCAGCGGCAAACCGAACCGACCAAACCGCGCTGGCGTGCCTCCACCTGTGGTCGCCCCTGGATGATTGGCCACTAG
- a CDS encoding acetamidase/formamidase family protein has translation MPQTLFKVDLTKPMTEQEVPGHNRWHPDIPAVVSVNPGDTFRIECKDWTDGQIANNDDPSDVRDVDLTVVHVLSGPIWVNGAQPGDILVVDLLDIGPLPGDEWGFTGIFDRNNGGGFLTDHFPNAAKAIWDIEGIYTSSRHIPGVRFAGIPHPGLIGCAPSHELLAKWNAREKALVEKGGPPWKPQIPPLAALPNPQNAILGTLPQSEWERVAAEAARTVPPREHGGNCDIKNLSKGSRIYFPVYVEGAKLSMGDIHFSQGDGEISFCGAIEMAGYIDLHVDVIKGGVEKYGLTNPIFKPGPVEPRYSEYLVFEGISVDEFTGEQYYLDAHVAYRRACLNAIEYLQKFGYTGEQAYLLLSCAPIEGRISGIVDIPNACCTLAIPTAIFDRNILPV, from the coding sequence ATGCCCCAGACCCTATTCAAGGTGGATTTGACTAAGCCTATGACAGAGCAGGAGGTGCCAGGCCACAACCGTTGGCATCCTGATATTCCGGCGGTGGTGTCGGTCAACCCGGGGGATACCTTTCGCATTGAGTGCAAGGATTGGACCGACGGCCAGATTGCCAACAATGACGACCCCAGCGACGTGCGGGATGTGGACCTAACGGTGGTGCATGTGCTGAGCGGTCCTATCTGGGTCAACGGCGCCCAACCTGGGGATATTTTGGTGGTGGATTTGCTGGATATTGGCCCGTTGCCGGGGGATGAGTGGGGATTCACGGGGATTTTCGACCGCAACAATGGGGGTGGGTTTCTCACGGACCATTTTCCGAACGCCGCCAAGGCCATTTGGGATATTGAGGGCATTTATACATCGTCGCGGCATATTCCCGGTGTGCGGTTTGCCGGTATTCCCCATCCGGGGTTGATTGGCTGCGCCCCATCCCATGAGTTGTTGGCTAAGTGGAATGCCCGGGAAAAGGCGCTGGTGGAAAAAGGGGGGCCGCCCTGGAAACCCCAAATTCCCCCCTTGGCGGCGCTCCCTAACCCCCAAAACGCTATCCTGGGTACCCTACCCCAGTCCGAATGGGAGCGGGTAGCCGCCGAAGCCGCCCGGACGGTACCGCCCCGAGAGCACGGGGGGAACTGCGACATCAAAAACTTATCCAAAGGCTCGCGCATTTACTTCCCGGTTTACGTGGAGGGGGCGAAGTTATCTATGGGAGACATTCATTTTTCCCAGGGGGATGGGGAAATTTCCTTTTGTGGCGCCATTGAAATGGCAGGTTATATTGACCTGCACGTGGATGTAATTAAAGGGGGTGTGGAAAAGTACGGTCTGACTAATCCTATTTTCAAACCCGGACCTGTGGAACCCCGCTACTCGGAATATCTGGTGTTTGAGGGCATCTCCGTGGATGAATTTACGGGCGAGCAGTATTACCTGGATGCCCATGTAGCCTACCGCCGCGCTTGTTTGAACGCCATTGAATACCTCCAGAAGTTTGGCTACACGGGGGAACAGGCCTATCTGTTGCTGAGTTGTGCGCCGATTGAGGGCCGCATCAGTGGCATTGTGGACATTCCCAACGCCTGCTGCACTCTGGCGATTCCGACGGCTATTTTCGACCGCAACATTCTGCCGGTTTAG
- a CDS encoding adenylosuccinate synthase produces MANVIIVGAQWGDEGKGKITDLLSASADVVVRYQGGVNAGHTVVVNGRTFKLHLIPAGILYPDTDCIIGSGTVIDPEALIAEMDQLEQLGVSTRRLWISQTAHVTMPYHRLIDQAEEESRGRYRIGTTGRGIGPTYADKSDRTGIRVQDLLDPEGLREQLTWTIAQKNILLEKLYNRPPLDAEAVITQYLAYGERLRPHVVDSTLVLWEAVQQKRNILFEGAQGTLLDLDHGTYPYVTSSNPVAGGACVGAGIGPTMIDRVIGVAKAYTTRVGEGPFPTELHGDEGDHLCDKGAEFGTTTGRRRRCGWFDAVIGRYAVRINGMDCMAITKLDVLDELPEIKVCVAYELDGQRTRNFPNSSRQFARCRPIYATLPGWQTPTSHCRSLEELPKAALDYLQFLASEMEVPIAIVSLGAAREQTIIVEDPIHGPKRALLPA; encoded by the coding sequence TTGGCAAACGTCATTATTGTGGGTGCCCAGTGGGGCGATGAGGGCAAAGGAAAAATTACGGACCTGCTGAGTGCGTCGGCGGATGTGGTGGTGCGCTACCAGGGGGGCGTCAACGCCGGACACACGGTGGTGGTCAATGGTCGCACCTTCAAGTTGCATTTGATTCCTGCGGGGATTCTCTATCCCGATACGGACTGCATTATCGGCAGCGGTACAGTGATTGACCCGGAGGCCCTGATTGCCGAGATGGACCAACTAGAACAATTGGGCGTCTCCACCCGACGGCTATGGATTTCCCAGACGGCCCACGTGACCATGCCCTACCACCGCTTGATTGACCAGGCGGAGGAGGAGTCCCGGGGTCGCTACCGCATCGGTACCACAGGACGGGGGATTGGCCCCACTTACGCCGACAAGTCCGACCGCACGGGGATTCGCGTCCAGGACCTCCTCGACCCGGAGGGCTTGCGGGAGCAACTGACCTGGACCATTGCCCAAAAAAACATCCTGCTGGAGAAGCTCTACAACCGGCCTCCTTTGGATGCCGAGGCAGTGATCACCCAGTATCTGGCCTATGGGGAACGGTTGCGCCCCCACGTGGTGGACAGTACGTTGGTGCTGTGGGAGGCGGTGCAGCAAAAACGCAATATTTTGTTTGAGGGAGCGCAGGGGACGTTGTTGGACCTGGACCATGGCACCTATCCCTACGTCACCTCCTCCAATCCGGTGGCGGGGGGGGCCTGCGTGGGGGCCGGCATCGGGCCGACGATGATTGACCGGGTGATCGGGGTGGCCAAGGCCTATACCACGCGGGTGGGGGAGGGTCCCTTTCCGACGGAACTGCACGGGGACGAGGGCGACCACCTGTGTGACAAGGGGGCGGAATTCGGCACGACGACGGGACGGCGACGGCGTTGTGGCTGGTTCGATGCGGTGATTGGACGCTATGCGGTGCGGATTAACGGCATGGACTGCATGGCCATCACCAAGCTGGATGTGTTGGACGAACTGCCGGAAATCAAGGTGTGTGTGGCCTATGAGCTGGATGGGCAGCGCACCCGCAATTTCCCCAACAGCAGCCGTCAATTTGCCCGTTGTCGCCCCATTTACGCCACGCTCCCGGGCTGGCAAACCCCTACAAGTCACTGCCGTTCCCTGGAGGAACTCCCCAAGGCCGCCTTGGACTACCTGCAGTTTCTTGCCAGCGAAATGGAGGTGCCCATCGCCATTGTCTCTCTGGGGGCGGCCCGGGAGCAAACGATTATTGTGGAAGACCCGATTCACGGCCCCAAACGGGCGCTGTTGCCAGCCTAG
- a CDS encoding prohibitin family protein has translation MKSANVSNLLGSILAVLFLLLALNSVVIINPGEAGVLSILGKSQDQPLLEGLHLKPPFISRVDVYDVTVQKFEVPAQSATKDLQDLTARFAINFRLDPNRVVEIRRTQGSLANIVAKIIAPQTQESFKVAAARRTAEESITQREELKKDFDNSLQSRLEKYGIIVLDTSVVDLNFTPEFAKAVEEKQIAEQQAQRAVYIAQAAEQEAQAEINRAKGKAEAQRLLAETLKAQGGELVLQKEAIEAWKSGGAQMPQVLVLTGNSPGVPFLFNLKDLTSRGNS, from the coding sequence GTGAAAAGCGCCAATGTCAGTAATTTGCTGGGCAGTATCCTCGCAGTCTTATTCCTGTTGTTGGCGCTGAATTCGGTAGTGATCATCAACCCGGGGGAGGCGGGGGTGCTCAGTATTCTGGGGAAATCCCAAGACCAGCCCCTGCTGGAGGGCCTGCATCTCAAACCGCCTTTTATCTCCCGGGTGGATGTTTACGACGTAACGGTGCAGAAATTTGAAGTACCGGCCCAGAGCGCTACTAAGGATTTGCAGGACCTGACGGCCCGTTTTGCCATTAACTTCCGCCTTGACCCCAACCGGGTGGTGGAAATCCGCCGCACCCAGGGGTCCTTAGCCAATATCGTGGCTAAAATCATTGCCCCCCAAACCCAGGAGTCCTTTAAGGTGGCGGCGGCCCGGCGCACAGCCGAAGAGTCCATCACCCAGCGGGAAGAACTGAAAAAAGACTTTGACAATTCCCTACAGAGTCGCCTGGAAAAGTACGGGATTATTGTGCTGGACACCAGCGTGGTGGACTTGAATTTCACGCCGGAATTTGCCAAGGCGGTGGAGGAGAAACAAATCGCCGAACAGCAAGCCCAACGCGCCGTCTACATCGCCCAGGCAGCCGAGCAGGAGGCTCAAGCGGAAATCAACCGCGCCAAGGGGAAAGCGGAAGCCCAACGGTTGTTGGCGGAAACCCTGAAGGCACAAGGGGGGGAACTGGTCTTGCAAAAGGAGGCGATTGAGGCCTGGAAGTCTGGCGGCGCCCAAATGCCCCAGGTGCTGGTGCTCACCGGTAATAGCCCCGGTGTACCCTTCCTGTTCAACCTCAAAGACCTGACCAGCAGGGGCAATTCTTGA
- a CDS encoding Mo-dependent nitrogenase C-terminal domain-containing protein, with the protein MWSLLKNWLNHLEIRDVRMAQQICWWIPARCPFEREIRFRGRLLFKIPALCQLNPLYPELMALRWRALCFLAEQAGQDVSCYCH; encoded by the coding sequence ATGTGGTCGCTGTTGAAAAATTGGCTCAATCACCTGGAAATTCGGGATGTGCGCATGGCTCAGCAAATTTGCTGGTGGATTCCTGCGCGCTGCCCTTTTGAGCGGGAAATTCGTTTCCGGGGACGGCTGCTTTTTAAGATTCCCGCTTTGTGTCAGTTAAATCCCCTGTACCCGGAGTTGATGGCCCTGCGCTGGCGAGCCTTGTGCTTCCTGGCGGAACAGGCCGGGCAAGATGTGAGCTGTTATTGCCATTGA
- the larE gene encoding ATP-dependent sacrificial sulfur transferase LarE: MTTALGIQDYLDALYRWFAPWERVIVAYSGGVDSSLVAKVAHDVLGERALAVTAVSPSLAPEALQEAQAQAQFIGIRHQCILTQELANPNYARNPVNRCYFCKSELHDRLQALAQQDGGAQVVDGVNADDEQDYRPGIQAARERGVRSPLSELGIDKRMVRAISRHLGLPWWDKPAQPCLSSRFPAGEPLDAAKLQRVAQAERYLRQQGWSVLRVRSIGDTARIEIPADQIPAFVQTTDLGALVQHFQTLGFRYVTLDLEGFRSGKLNPPR, translated from the coding sequence ATGACCACTGCCCTGGGGATTCAGGATTACCTTGACGCCCTGTATCGCTGGTTTGCACCGTGGGAGCGCGTCATTGTGGCCTACTCCGGCGGGGTAGATAGTAGCTTGGTGGCCAAAGTGGCCCATGACGTGTTGGGAGAGCGTGCCCTGGCAGTTACCGCCGTTTCCCCGTCCCTGGCGCCGGAAGCCCTACAGGAGGCCCAAGCCCAGGCCCAATTCATCGGCATTCGCCACCAGTGCATCCTCACCCAGGAGCTGGCCAACCCCAATTACGCCCGGAACCCCGTCAACCGCTGCTATTTCTGCAAAAGCGAACTCCATGACCGGCTACAGGCCCTGGCCCAACAAGACGGTGGCGCCCAAGTGGTCGATGGGGTCAATGCCGACGATGAGCAGGATTACCGCCCAGGGATACAGGCAGCCCGGGAACGGGGGGTACGGTCGCCCCTGAGTGAACTGGGGATTGACAAGCGTATGGTGCGGGCCATCTCCCGCCATTTGGGACTCCCTTGGTGGGACAAACCGGCCCAACCCTGCCTGAGTTCTCGTTTTCCTGCCGGTGAACCCCTGGATGCGGCCAAACTCCAGCGGGTGGCCCAGGCCGAACGCTATCTCCGACAACAAGGCTGGTCCGTCCTGCGGGTGCGCTCCATCGGCGATACCGCTCGGATTGAAATCCCTGCTGACCAGATTCCCGCCTTTGTCCAGACCACCGACTTAGGGGCTTTGGTGCAGCACTTTCAAACCTTGGGCTTTCGCTACGTGACCCTCGATTTGGAAGGCTTCCGCAGCGGTAAACTCAACCCCCCCAGGTAA
- a CDS encoding GUN4 domain-containing protein: MNAVADFADKLESLSPAQQRTWLTEWLSGGPEAGLALLGYLQQRAQGPDFPQVLDGCIYQLLWRSDLPAVREKFPQGVVPLCSSQGVNYQPLLELLLAEQWQAADTWTRQQLCQLAGVEGRVWLYFTEVRRLPVVDLQTLDALWRLYSLGRFGFRVQRQIWLGCGRNWEKFWQAIGWYKGDTWPRYPEEFIWSVNAPAGHLPLWDQKRGVRALEALLLHPAWD; the protein is encoded by the coding sequence ATGAATGCGGTGGCGGATTTCGCCGACAAGCTGGAGTCCCTTTCTCCGGCCCAGCAACGCACCTGGTTGACCGAATGGCTATCAGGCGGCCCGGAGGCAGGTTTGGCCCTGTTGGGGTATTTGCAACAGCGCGCCCAGGGACCAGACTTTCCCCAGGTGCTGGATGGTTGCATCTATCAACTGCTGTGGCGGTCGGACCTGCCGGCGGTGAGGGAGAAATTTCCCCAGGGGGTGGTGCCCTTGTGCTCCAGCCAGGGGGTGAACTACCAGCCACTGCTGGAGTTGCTTTTGGCCGAGCAGTGGCAGGCCGCCGATACCTGGACGCGCCAGCAGTTGTGTCAATTAGCGGGGGTCGAGGGGCGGGTTTGGCTCTATTTTACGGAGGTGCGCCGCTTGCCGGTGGTGGATTTGCAAACCCTGGACGCCCTGTGGCGGTTGTATTCCCTGGGGAGGTTTGGCTTTCGGGTGCAGCGGCAGATTTGGTTGGGCTGTGGCCGTAATTGGGAAAAGTTCTGGCAGGCCATCGGCTGGTACAAAGGGGATACCTGGCCCCGCTATCCCGAGGAATTCATCTGGAGCGTGAACGCACCGGCGGGCCACCTGCCCCTATGGGACCAGAAACGGGGGGTGCGGGCCTTGGAGGCGCTGCTGCTGCATCCGGCTTGGGATTAG
- a CDS encoding 6-carboxytetrahydropterin synthase, protein MRCIIRRRAQFSASHRYYVPQWSEAENWRRFGKSSLFPGHGHNYTLYVAMAGEMDDCGMVLNLSEVKQVIQREVVEPLDQTFLNQAWPEFAQTLPATEFIAYAIWQRLWTHLPLASIQLYEHPELWAEYRGEAMNAYLTVGTHFSAAHRLARADFSEAQNYATYGKCARPHGHGHNYHLEVTVRGEIDPVTGMVVDLVALQEVIEREIVEPLDHTFLNQDIPYFWEVVPTAEHIALYITQQLREPIRQLGAELYKVKLVESPNNACEIYAADVLGDTGAPSLATAVGQ, encoded by the coding sequence ATGCGCTGTATCATCCGGCGGCGAGCACAGTTTTCGGCCAGTCACCGTTACTACGTCCCCCAATGGTCCGAGGCGGAGAATTGGCGGCGCTTTGGCAAAAGCAGCTTGTTTCCGGGCCATGGGCACAACTACACCCTCTACGTGGCCATGGCGGGAGAAATGGACGATTGCGGCATGGTGCTGAACCTATCGGAGGTCAAACAGGTGATCCAGCGGGAGGTGGTAGAACCCCTAGACCAGACGTTTTTGAACCAAGCCTGGCCGGAATTTGCCCAAACCCTGCCCGCAACGGAATTTATCGCCTATGCCATCTGGCAGCGGCTGTGGACCCACTTGCCCCTGGCATCCATCCAGTTGTACGAACATCCCGAGCTTTGGGCTGAATACCGAGGAGAGGCTATGAATGCCTATTTGACCGTTGGCACCCACTTTAGCGCGGCCCACCGGCTGGCGCGGGCTGATTTTTCCGAGGCGCAAAACTACGCCACCTACGGCAAATGCGCCCGTCCCCACGGCCATGGCCACAACTACCACCTGGAGGTCACCGTACGCGGCGAGATTGACCCGGTTACGGGGATGGTGGTGGACCTGGTGGCGCTGCAGGAGGTAATCGAGCGGGAGATCGTCGAACCCCTAGACCACACCTTCCTCAACCAAGACATCCCCTATTTCTGGGAAGTGGTGCCCACGGCGGAGCACATCGCCCTGTACATCACCCAGCAGTTGCGGGAACCCATCCGGCAGCTGGGGGCAGAATTGTACAAGGTGAAGTTGGTTGAAAGCCCCAACAACGCTTGCGAAATTTACGCAGCGGACGTGCTGGGGGACACCGGCGCACCCTCCCTGGCGACGGCAGTGGGGCAATGA
- a CDS encoding bifunctional sterol desaturase/short chain dehydrogenase encodes MPVDGLILAGTGLAAVLLVEIIRDSYHALCHVIPGLGRWHNRHHAAYRRDLSIVSLEAFRQSQLYHDLTESVLLVSVSLAVALLTGQPGMWVGVVYAASFLLGATRRYLWATGDTDYNHRPGPLLEPPSRWWVNRTYHWRHHFDNVHAYYSGVFPLVDKVLGTALSLKGKKVGITGASGALGQALCRELVKAGAKVTAITTHPDGFPRQPEITVVGWQLHQEQALLPVLEKLDILIINHGLNVYRRRDFAAIETSLQVNALSVLRLMELFFQTVTGPEAKATKELWVNTSEAEVSPALSPLYELSKRLIGHLVTLKRLDNVCVIRKIVLGPFQSRLNPFGVMSPGFVAKAIVFLAKRDVRDMVVTVNPLTYLLYPLKEAVTLLYYRLFSRPSC; translated from the coding sequence ATGCCTGTGGATGGGCTGATACTGGCAGGGACAGGACTGGCGGCAGTGCTGCTGGTGGAAATCATCCGGGATAGCTATCACGCCCTGTGTCATGTCATCCCGGGTTTGGGGCGTTGGCACAACCGGCACCACGCGGCCTACCGCCGGGATTTGTCCATCGTTTCCTTGGAGGCGTTTCGTCAGTCCCAGCTTTACCACGACCTCACGGAGTCCGTGCTGCTGGTGAGCGTCAGCTTGGCGGTGGCCCTGTTAACGGGTCAACCGGGGATGTGGGTGGGGGTGGTTTACGCAGCCAGTTTTTTACTGGGGGCCACGCGGCGTTATCTGTGGGCCACGGGCGATACGGACTACAACCACCGGCCCGGACCCCTCCTGGAACCGCCGAGTCGCTGGTGGGTCAATCGCACCTATCACTGGCGCCACCACTTTGACAATGTCCATGCCTACTACAGCGGCGTGTTTCCCCTGGTGGATAAGGTGTTAGGGACGGCCCTTTCCCTAAAGGGGAAAAAGGTGGGGATTACCGGGGCGTCGGGGGCTTTGGGGCAAGCCCTGTGCCGGGAATTGGTGAAAGCGGGGGCCAAGGTCACGGCTATCACTACCCATCCTGACGGTTTCCCTCGGCAACCCGAGATAACGGTGGTGGGCTGGCAGTTGCACCAGGAGCAGGCTCTGTTGCCGGTGCTGGAGAAGCTGGATATTCTCATCATCAATCACGGGCTGAATGTGTACCGGCGGCGGGATTTTGCGGCGATAGAAACCTCATTGCAGGTGAATGCTCTGTCGGTGCTGCGGCTGATGGAGTTGTTTTTCCAGACGGTCACCGGCCCCGAAGCCAAGGCCACGAAAGAACTTTGGGTGAATACCTCCGAGGCGGAAGTATCCCCGGCCCTCAGTCCCCTGTATGAATTGAGCAAACGCTTGATCGGCCACCTGGTGACCCTGAAACGGCTGGATAATGTCTGTGTCATTCGCAAGATCGTGTTGGGGCCGTTTCAGAGCCGGTTGAATCCCTTTGGGGTCATGTCGCCGGGGTTTGTGGCCAAAGCGATTGTGTTTTTGGCGAAACGGGATGTGCGGGACATGGTGGTGACGGTCAATCCCCTGACCTATCTGCTGTACCCGCTGAAGGAGGCTGTCACCCTCTTGTACTACCGCCTGTTTAGTCGCCCTTCATGCTGA